From the Cupriavidus necator N-1 genome, one window contains:
- a CDS encoding ThiJ/PfpI domain-containing protein: protein MLDGRRFAGHWYVRNKLRERHPSATHVPNRRYIADRGVVSTTGVTASVPVSVAIVEAIAGPARAAAVAQSLGLRTWGTTHDSAPFRIDASRVLALVVNSVAFWRRETIAIPVSDGVDDIQLALTADAWSRTYRSHALAEASRAVKIRSGLTLVPTSPLSGNGTYRVATA, encoded by the coding sequence TTGCTCGATGGTCGCCGGTTCGCGGGACACTGGTATGTCAGGAACAAGCTACGGGAACGGCATCCCAGCGCCACCCATGTTCCCAATCGCCGCTACATTGCCGACCGCGGCGTCGTGTCGACCACGGGCGTAACCGCGTCGGTGCCCGTCAGCGTGGCAATCGTCGAAGCGATTGCCGGGCCAGCTCGTGCGGCTGCGGTGGCGCAATCGCTCGGCTTACGCACATGGGGGACCACGCATGACAGTGCCCCATTCCGGATCGACGCCAGTCGAGTCCTGGCGCTGGTCGTCAATAGCGTCGCATTCTGGCGGCGCGAGACCATCGCCATTCCGGTAAGCGATGGCGTCGATGACATCCAGCTCGCGCTGACGGCGGATGCCTGGTCTCGCACCTACCGATCACATGCCCTGGCCGAAGCGAGCCGCGCAGTGAAGATCCGCAGCGGCCTGACCCTGGTGCCGACATCCCCTTTGTCCGGCAATGGCACATACCGGGTTGCAACTGCATGA
- a CDS encoding universal stress protein produces MDFRTILVDLSEDAARSARIETAARLAARSGGSVVGLTATGTHLEPFRGAGEEAGQYAVLAASHLHKLAAAHKNALDTLTRQVSPAIPTRHIVVDAESGWALADEGRFADLILPASPSAQAEVPALLAGAAEYAMLNAGRPILLVPGASVPRIGGHVAIAWNGGREAARAVADALPWLVHASAVTVLVVSAGKHSTAGEKAAYRDSADRLTAWLLSHGIRASLLVGEGDPDHVLPQLAAKVQADLLVAGGYGRSRLRELVLGGTTRALLRQSGLPVFMSH; encoded by the coding sequence ATGGACTTCAGAACCATCCTTGTCGACCTCAGCGAAGATGCTGCACGGTCCGCGCGCATTGAAACGGCGGCACGGCTTGCCGCAAGGTCCGGCGGCAGCGTGGTCGGCCTGACGGCAACAGGAACACACCTGGAGCCGTTTCGTGGGGCGGGCGAAGAAGCCGGGCAATACGCTGTGCTTGCCGCGAGCCATTTGCACAAACTGGCTGCCGCTCACAAAAACGCACTCGACACGCTGACCAGGCAAGTGTCACCGGCCATTCCCACCCGGCACATCGTTGTCGACGCCGAGTCCGGCTGGGCGCTTGCCGACGAGGGCCGCTTCGCCGACCTCATCCTGCCCGCATCGCCCTCGGCGCAGGCCGAAGTGCCGGCTTTGCTGGCCGGGGCCGCTGAGTATGCGATGCTCAATGCAGGCCGGCCCATCCTGCTGGTGCCGGGCGCATCCGTCCCGAGAATTGGTGGCCATGTTGCCATCGCATGGAACGGCGGCCGGGAGGCCGCGCGGGCGGTCGCGGACGCATTGCCGTGGCTTGTGCATGCCAGCGCCGTTACCGTCCTGGTGGTCAGCGCTGGCAAGCACAGCACTGCCGGTGAGAAAGCGGCCTATCGAGACAGCGCGGATCGGCTGACAGCATGGCTGCTCAGCCATGGCATCCGCGCCAGTCTGCTGGTCGGGGAGGGCGATCCCGACCACGTGCTGCCACAACTTGCGGCCAAGGTTCAGGCCGACCTGCTGGTCGCCGGCGGCTATGGCCGCTCCCGGCTGAGAGAGCTTGTGCTGGGTGGCACCACCCGCGCCCTGCTGCGCCAGTCAGGCTTGCCAGTCTTCATGTCGCACTGA
- a CDS encoding universal stress protein — protein sequence MAYDSILVHLDSNPQARQRLEVAGRVAAASECRLIGMYAGFIPDPAWFYLMDGAQQYVADDLARRKQVREDVRGQFLAATQAMPVRAEWRAAELGAVASVLREAREAGLVVAGQYDPGNTEGPVARQLLESLLLETGRPTLVVPCTGTFPTLGTRVIVAWNGSREAARALHDAVPLMAGAQARILCAQTAAKEARADATPVGHAARVLERHGVAVEIEHGPGGADLTIGELILSRAADFDADLIVMGAYGHGRMRELVLGGVTHTLLDSMTAPVLFSR from the coding sequence ATGGCTTACGACAGCATCCTGGTTCATCTGGACAGCAATCCGCAGGCACGGCAGCGGCTTGAAGTGGCGGGGCGCGTTGCGGCGGCCAGCGAGTGCCGGCTGATCGGCATGTACGCCGGTTTCATTCCCGATCCTGCCTGGTTCTACCTCATGGACGGCGCGCAGCAATATGTTGCGGACGACCTGGCCCGGCGCAAGCAGGTCAGGGAAGACGTCCGGGGGCAGTTTCTGGCTGCAACCCAGGCCATGCCAGTGCGCGCGGAGTGGCGCGCTGCGGAGCTGGGGGCCGTGGCATCAGTGCTGCGCGAGGCCCGCGAGGCCGGCCTGGTCGTTGCCGGCCAGTACGACCCCGGCAATACCGAAGGTCCGGTGGCCCGACAACTGCTGGAATCGCTGCTGCTGGAGACCGGCCGACCGACGCTCGTGGTGCCGTGCACGGGCACGTTTCCAACGCTGGGTACGCGCGTTATCGTGGCGTGGAATGGCAGCCGCGAGGCGGCGCGGGCGCTTCACGACGCCGTGCCGCTGATGGCCGGCGCGCAGGCGCGCATTCTTTGCGCACAGACTGCGGCCAAGGAGGCAAGAGCCGACGCCACCCCGGTCGGCCACGCCGCACGCGTGCTGGAACGCCACGGCGTCGCCGTGGAAATCGAACACGGTCCCGGTGGGGCTGACCTGACCATCGGCGAACTCATCCTTTCGCGCGCGGCGGATTTCGATGCCGACCTGATCGTGATGGGTGCCTACGGACACGGTCGGATGCGGGAACTGGTGCTGGGCGGTGTCACGCATACGCTGCTTGACTCGATGACGGCACCGGTGCTGTTTTCACGATGA
- a CDS encoding universal stress protein, giving the protein MYQRILLAVDGSRSSDLALSQAIIIAKATGAEVKALFVVDDSDVFFEASYFNPKELIDNITAHGRKALDAASARLSEAGVRNSVKLDEKPVAPGRISLTIVTEADAWNADLIVLGTHGRRGVRRLLMGSVSEGVLAKTSKPVLLVRSEVEG; this is encoded by the coding sequence ATGTACCAGCGCATCCTGCTCGCTGTCGACGGCAGCCGTTCTTCCGACCTTGCACTGAGCCAGGCCATCATCATCGCCAAGGCAACCGGGGCCGAGGTCAAGGCGTTGTTCGTGGTAGACGACAGCGATGTGTTCTTCGAGGCTAGTTACTTCAACCCCAAGGAACTGATCGACAACATCACCGCGCACGGCCGCAAGGCGCTGGATGCCGCCTCGGCCAGGCTCAGCGAAGCAGGCGTGCGCAACTCGGTGAAACTGGATGAAAAGCCGGTTGCGCCCGGCCGGATCTCGCTGACCATTGTCACCGAGGCCGATGCGTGGAATGCCGACCTGATCGTGCTTGGCACCCACGGCCGCCGCGGCGTCCGGCGCCTGCTGATGGGCAGCGTGTCGGAAGGCGTGCTTGCCAAGACCAGCAAGCCCGTGCTCCTGGTCCGCAGCGAAGTCGAAGGTTAG
- a CDS encoding zinc-dependent alcohol dehydrogenase family protein — protein MPHQTMRAMVFEGAGLPLRLHNLPVPDPGPGEVRIAVGACGVCRTDLHIADGDLRHPKPVLIPGHEIVGQVDSCGAGVTAFKPGDRVGVPWLGHTCGRCRYCLRHHENLCDAPLFTGYTRDGGYAEYVIADSGYCFQIPPGYDDEHAAPLLCAGLIGYRTLRMAGAASHAHRIGIYGFGAAAHLVTQIAVAQGREVYAFTRAGDAGAQQLAYQSGACWAGSSDLQSPVPLDAALIFAPVGALVPKALRAVDKGGIVVCGGIHMSDIPSMPYQLLWEERRLCSVANLTRADGIALMDIAARTPLHTHTTAYPLEQANEALADLREGRLTGAAVLKLRQ, from the coding sequence ATGCCTCACCAAACCATGCGTGCGATGGTCTTCGAGGGCGCGGGCCTGCCGCTGCGCCTTCACAACTTGCCGGTTCCCGACCCGGGGCCTGGCGAAGTTCGCATTGCCGTGGGGGCTTGCGGGGTGTGCCGGACCGACCTGCATATCGCCGACGGCGACCTGCGCCATCCCAAGCCGGTGCTCATCCCAGGGCATGAAATCGTCGGACAGGTGGATTCGTGCGGCGCCGGTGTCACCGCCTTCAAGCCGGGCGACCGCGTGGGTGTGCCCTGGCTCGGACATACCTGTGGCCGTTGTCGCTACTGCCTGCGTCATCACGAGAATCTTTGCGACGCGCCGCTGTTCACTGGCTATACCCGCGATGGCGGCTATGCGGAGTACGTTATTGCCGACAGCGGCTATTGCTTCCAGATTCCGCCTGGCTACGATGACGAACACGCCGCACCACTACTCTGCGCCGGCCTGATCGGCTACCGGACGCTGCGCATGGCGGGCGCAGCCAGCCATGCACACCGCATCGGCATCTACGGCTTCGGCGCCGCCGCCCACCTGGTGACGCAGATCGCGGTGGCGCAAGGCCGCGAAGTCTACGCCTTCACCCGCGCGGGCGACGCAGGCGCGCAGCAACTCGCATACCAGTCCGGCGCGTGCTGGGCCGGCTCGAGCGACCTCCAGTCGCCCGTGCCGCTGGACGCCGCGCTGATTTTCGCCCCGGTGGGCGCGCTGGTTCCCAAGGCGCTGCGCGCTGTGGACAAGGGTGGCATCGTGGTCTGTGGCGGAATTCATATGAGCGATATCCCAAGCATGCCTTACCAGCTGCTTTGGGAAGAAAGGCGCCTGTGTTCCGTAGCCAACCTCACGCGTGCCGACGGCATCGCGCTGATGGATATCGCCGCCCGGACTCCGCTGCATACGCACACCACCGCGTATCCGTTGGAGCAGGCCAACGAAGCGCTGGCCGACCTGCGCGAGGGCCGGCTTACCGGCGCCGCCGTCCTGAAACTCCGTCAATAG
- a CDS encoding phosphoribosyltransferase family protein — MSRYQTRFQAREHAGSELAWALRAYRGTGALVLAIPRGGVPVGRVVADALGADFDLVMARRIAPGVALDDSGATWCTDAMNANGGASSQRDAQFDQLRRQRAVYTPVRKLADPGGRVVIVVDDGLVSGATMYAALASLRKRHPARLICALPIATAAGLDRVRALADEVICLDTPDRIENLAHFYHEFQLVSDDRVRQLTGIPPAQPQTRARPSAVAGVPSLSKAMLIPYQTTRLRAMLESAPNPIGVAVMVHAGGAQRRAARSHYLARKLRAKGFATLLVDLQPDSRVDDAPESDVDELVARLDQTLSFLRTGTPCASLPVGLLSTGTAAAAALRSAACSATQLSAVACVAGRLDLAGSATLQQLEIPALLICASGNPKDIQINNLAFEQMHCPRQLRLIPTSGRGFEDPRALEDIAALTIGWFERHLAAPSPLGLGYGG, encoded by the coding sequence ATGAGCCGTTACCAGACACGTTTTCAGGCGCGTGAGCATGCGGGCTCGGAACTGGCCTGGGCGTTGCGCGCGTATCGGGGAACCGGTGCCCTGGTCCTGGCGATTCCGCGCGGCGGCGTGCCGGTCGGGCGCGTTGTGGCCGACGCACTGGGCGCTGACTTCGACCTGGTGATGGCGCGCAGGATCGCTCCTGGCGTAGCACTGGACGACTCTGGCGCGACATGGTGCACGGACGCAATGAACGCAAATGGCGGCGCCAGCAGCCAGCGTGATGCCCAGTTCGACCAGCTTCGCAGGCAGCGCGCCGTGTATACGCCGGTTCGCAAGCTGGCGGATCCGGGCGGTCGCGTGGTGATCGTCGTGGATGACGGCCTGGTGAGCGGCGCAACGATGTATGCGGCCCTCGCAAGCCTGCGCAAGCGGCACCCTGCCCGGCTCATATGCGCGCTCCCGATCGCCACCGCAGCCGGCCTGGACCGGGTCCGCGCGTTGGCCGACGAAGTCATCTGCCTGGATACACCGGACCGCATCGAAAACCTCGCGCACTTCTATCATGAGTTCCAGCTGGTCAGCGACGACCGCGTCCGGCAGTTGACTGGTATACCGCCAGCGCAACCCCAGACCCGCGCCCGGCCAAGTGCGGTGGCGGGCGTGCCGTCGTTGAGCAAGGCGATGCTGATTCCGTATCAGACGACTCGGCTCCGGGCCATGCTCGAATCGGCGCCGAACCCGATCGGCGTCGCGGTGATGGTGCATGCCGGTGGCGCGCAACGCCGCGCAGCCCGCAGCCATTACCTGGCACGCAAGCTACGCGCGAAAGGATTCGCCACCTTGCTCGTAGACCTGCAGCCTGACAGCCGCGTCGACGACGCACCGGAATCGGACGTCGATGAGTTGGTGGCAAGACTGGACCAGACCTTGAGCTTCCTGCGTACTGGGACGCCCTGCGCAAGCTTGCCTGTGGGCCTGCTCAGTACCGGCACCGCAGCGGCGGCAGCCCTGCGCTCGGCCGCCTGCAGCGCGACGCAACTCAGCGCTGTAGCCTGTGTTGCGGGGCGGCTGGATCTCGCGGGAAGCGCAACCCTGCAGCAGCTCGAAATCCCTGCCTTGCTGATATGTGCCAGCGGCAATCCGAAAGACATTCAGATCAACAATCTTGCATTCGAACAGATGCATTGTCCGCGGCAACTGAGGCTCATCCCGACCAGCGGCCGCGGATTTGAAGACCCCAGGGCCCTGGAAGACATCGCGGCACTCACGATAGGCTGGTTCGAGCGGCACCTTGCGGCCCCATCTCCTCTCGGCCTGGGTTACGGCGGATGA
- a CDS encoding DUF3303 domain-containing protein: MKFMMTFHWAPDKEQRAEAIDRFLRTGGLPPEGIQLLGRWTSADLGSGFDLLETDDAAKLTEFAYQWSDLMELEIMPVLEDAELAAVLGRVAKK; the protein is encoded by the coding sequence ATGAAATTCATGATGACCTTCCATTGGGCTCCGGATAAGGAGCAGCGCGCCGAAGCGATCGATCGCTTTCTGCGAACCGGCGGGCTACCGCCGGAGGGCATCCAGTTGCTGGGCAGGTGGACCAGCGCCGATCTCGGGTCGGGCTTCGATCTGCTCGAAACCGACGATGCGGCCAAGCTCACCGAGTTCGCCTATCAGTGGAGCGATCTGATGGAGCTGGAGATCATGCCGGTCCTGGAAGATGCCGAGCTGGCCGCCGTCCTCGGGCGGGTAGCCAAGAAATAG
- a CDS encoding MTH938/NDUFAF3 family protein has protein sequence MRFESFSFGTISIDGVTYNHDVVIDHGKVHKRRKGPSKPFREAFGHTPLSIQEDIPWNCSKLVVGTGTGALPVMDEVKREAKRRHVDLVIQPTADAIKTLASNPKGANAILHLTC, from the coding sequence ATGCGGTTTGAATCATTCTCCTTCGGCACCATCAGTATCGACGGCGTCACATACAACCACGACGTAGTCATCGACCACGGCAAGGTCCACAAACGCAGGAAGGGCCCCTCCAAGCCATTCCGCGAAGCTTTCGGCCACACGCCGCTGTCGATCCAGGAAGACATCCCCTGGAACTGCAGCAAACTCGTGGTCGGCACCGGAACCGGCGCGTTGCCGGTGATGGACGAGGTGAAGCGCGAGGCAAAACGGCGCCATGTCGATCTGGTCATCCAGCCGACAGCCGACGCCATCAAGACGCTCGCGTCGAACCCCAAAGGCGCCAACGCGATCCTGCACCTCACCTGCTAG
- a CDS encoding substrate-binding protein: MSESTSGSIKVGVITDITGPLSFLGIANANVAKMVINEINARGGLLGRKIELYLEDSATTDSVGEAKARKLVQQDQVDVVFGGIYSSMRQAIKGPAVSQGKKLYIYPEQYEGEECHPLIFCTGPVPAQQVESTIPWLMQKTGAKKFYCPSADYIWPHTMNRKLREVATAHGGSIVGDEYFPLDHTDYKATIEKIISSGAEVVFNTIVPPGLGSFLEQLHQSGFMKRGGHLVCTYFEENFLGFFPPEQVEGLYSCLDYYQNVSDPFSKELLAKYDKLYPGEAKFTAGSAATGLYRGLKLWEAAVKEAGSLNQDDVIKALDHAKIAQGPGGPAEMVPSQHHVRLNMYIAQVKGMKFEIVKNLGPMDPKECMQGMK, translated from the coding sequence ATGAGTGAATCAACAAGTGGATCCATCAAGGTGGGCGTCATCACCGACATTACAGGTCCCCTCTCGTTCTTGGGCATCGCCAATGCAAATGTGGCCAAAATGGTGATCAATGAGATCAACGCAAGGGGGGGCTTGTTGGGACGGAAGATCGAGCTGTACCTCGAGGACAGCGCAACGACCGATAGCGTTGGGGAAGCCAAGGCGCGGAAGCTCGTCCAGCAAGATCAGGTCGACGTTGTCTTCGGCGGCATTTACAGCTCCATGAGGCAAGCCATCAAGGGTCCTGCTGTCTCGCAGGGCAAGAAGCTCTACATCTATCCGGAGCAATACGAGGGAGAGGAATGCCACCCGCTGATCTTTTGCACCGGCCCAGTGCCTGCTCAGCAGGTTGAATCTACGATTCCATGGCTGATGCAGAAAACCGGAGCAAAGAAGTTCTACTGTCCATCGGCTGATTACATCTGGCCGCACACGATGAACAGGAAGCTACGTGAGGTGGCAACCGCCCATGGCGGCTCGATCGTCGGCGACGAGTACTTTCCGCTCGACCATACCGACTATAAAGCGACAATCGAAAAAATTATCTCCAGCGGAGCCGAGGTGGTATTCAACACGATAGTTCCGCCCGGCCTGGGGTCGTTCCTCGAACAACTCCATCAGTCCGGCTTCATGAAGCGCGGCGGCCACCTCGTGTGCACGTACTTCGAGGAGAACTTCCTTGGCTTCTTTCCGCCGGAACAAGTGGAGGGCCTATATAGTTGCCTCGACTACTACCAGAACGTCAGCGATCCTTTTAGCAAGGAACTGTTGGCGAAGTATGACAAGCTCTATCCAGGCGAAGCCAAATTCACCGCTGGCAGCGCAGCCACCGGCTTGTACCGTGGTCTGAAACTCTGGGAGGCTGCGGTAAAAGAAGCCGGCTCGCTAAACCAGGATGATGTGATCAAAGCACTGGACCACGCGAAGATCGCACAGGGGCCAGGGGGGCCGGCTGAAATGGTGCCCAGTCAGCATCACGTCCGGCTGAACATGTATATCGCCCAGGTGAAGGGCATGAAATTCGAAATCGTCAAGAACCTGGGGCCCATGGATCCGAAGGAGTGTATGCAAGGAATGAAGTAA
- a CDS encoding IS3 family transposase (programmed frameshift) — protein MTRRRRQFDASFKLEVVRMVRDQGLSVSEVCRSMELGETAVRRWMAQYDAECAGGPGVGKPLTAEQQRIRQLEAENRQLREDNALLKKAFGLLCAGTEVSYRVVAHLQQEAVSVSNACRVLQVSRSGYYAHRRAKPSMKTLQEQTHVKAAFAASGASYGSRRVMHAVREQGVRLGRYRIRRLMREAGLRATWKRKFVSTTDSKHTLPVAENVLDRQFDVAEPNRAWTSDITYIRTAQGWLYLAVVLDLYSRKVVGWSMAPTMPADLVMSALSMALQQRRPAPGLVLHSDRGSQYASAEYQTLLARHQIVCSMSRKGNCWDNAVTERFFLNLKMERVWQRQYANHAEARRDITQYIVGFYNPVRLHSTLGYLSPAAYEAKSIEKEPICLSEIT, from the exons ATGACAAGAAGGCGCCGACAATTTGACGCCAGCTTCAAGCTGGAAGTAGTACGGATGGTGCGAGACCAAGGATTATCGGTCAGCGAGGTTTGCCGGTCGATGGAGCTTGGTGAGACGGCCGTTCGGCGCTGGATGGCGCAGTACGATGCAGAGTGCGCCGGCGGGCCTGGCGTGGGCAAGCCGCTGACGGCGGAACAGCAGCGCATCCGGCAACTGGAGGCGGAGAATCGGCAACTGCGCGAGGATAACGCCTTGCTAAAAAAAGCCT TCGGCCTTCTTTGCGCGGGAACTGAAGTGAGCTACCGGGTGGTAGCCCACTTGCAACAGGAGGCCGTATCGGTCAGTAACGCCTGCCGGGTATTGCAGGTGAGCCGCTCGGGCTACTATGCGCACCGCCGCGCCAAGCCAAGCATGAAGACTCTGCAGGAGCAGACCCACGTCAAAGCGGCGTTCGCTGCGAGCGGCGCCAGCTACGGCAGCCGGCGTGTCATGCATGCGGTGCGGGAACAAGGGGTGCGCCTTGGCCGCTACCGGATTCGTAGGCTGATGCGCGAAGCGGGCTTGCGCGCGACCTGGAAGCGTAAGTTCGTGTCGACGACTGACAGCAAGCACACGCTGCCAGTGGCAGAGAACGTGCTGGACCGGCAATTCGACGTGGCCGAGCCGAATCGGGCCTGGACTTCGGACATAACGTATATCCGCACGGCTCAAGGCTGGCTGTATCTGGCGGTCGTGCTGGACTTGTACTCGCGCAAGGTCGTGGGCTGGTCGATGGCGCCGACCATGCCGGCCGACCTGGTGATGTCGGCACTGAGCATGGCGCTGCAGCAGCGAAGGCCAGCGCCGGGACTGGTGCTGCACTCGGATAGGGGCAGTCAGTACGCGAGCGCGGAGTATCAGACCTTGCTGGCACGCCATCAGATTGTTTGCAGCATGAGTCGAAAAGGCAATTGCTGGGATAACGCGGTGACGGAACGGTTCTTCCTGAACCTGAAGATGGAGCGCGTGTGGCAGCGTCAATACGCCAACCACGCCGAGGCACGGCGCGACATCACCCAGTACATCGTTGGTTTCTATAATCCGGTGCGCTTGCACTCAACCCTGGGGTATCTGTCGCCCGCTGCCTACGAGGCGAAATCGATAGAAAAAGAACCTATCTGCCTGTCCGAAATAACTTGA
- a CDS encoding IS256 family transposase: MTVAMSTKKTKKPKAPKLVSDELIDQLLAQVENKDAESILGESGLAGLLKKRLAERMLAAELTHHLAAEAQQGRSGNHRNGTSPKTVLTPNGELELDIPRDRQATFEPQLVAKYQRRLPGFDDHVISMYARGMSVREIQGHLQELYGLQVSPDLISTITDEVLAEVEQWQQRPLEAMYPIVYFDALRLKIRDEGTVRNKAVYLALGIRADGRKEVLGLWIEQTEGAKFWLKVFNELKNRGLEDILVAVVDGLRGFPQAIEAVYPAAQIQTCIVHLIRNSLNLASWKDRKGLATALKSIYQAATADAAAGALQAFAASDWGRKFPTVADMWRRQWEQVIPFFVYPPEVRRIIYTTNAIESMHMQLRKIVKNRGHFPSDEAASKLLYLALRNIEKDWKMPPITWKQAANQFAILFGDRFTNALR, encoded by the coding sequence ATGACCGTAGCGATGTCCACCAAGAAGACCAAGAAACCGAAGGCACCCAAGCTTGTTTCCGACGAGCTGATTGACCAATTGCTGGCGCAGGTCGAGAACAAGGATGCCGAGTCGATTCTCGGCGAATCGGGCCTTGCCGGCCTGCTCAAGAAGCGGTTGGCCGAGCGCATGCTGGCCGCCGAACTGACGCACCATCTGGCTGCTGAGGCCCAGCAAGGCAGGAGCGGCAATCACCGCAACGGCACCAGCCCAAAGACCGTCCTCACGCCCAACGGCGAACTGGAATTGGACATTCCGCGCGACCGGCAGGCTACCTTCGAGCCGCAACTTGTGGCCAAGTACCAGCGCCGGCTGCCTGGCTTTGATGACCACGTGATCAGCATGTATGCGCGCGGCATGAGCGTGCGTGAAATCCAGGGTCACCTGCAGGAACTGTACGGCCTGCAGGTCTCGCCCGACCTGATCTCCACCATCACCGACGAGGTACTGGCGGAGGTCGAGCAATGGCAGCAGCGTCCGCTGGAGGCGATGTACCCCATCGTCTACTTCGACGCGCTGCGCCTTAAGATCCGCGACGAAGGCACCGTCAGGAACAAGGCCGTCTACCTGGCCTTGGGTATCCGCGCCGACGGGCGCAAGGAGGTGCTCGGGCTGTGGATCGAGCAAACCGAGGGCGCCAAGTTCTGGCTCAAGGTCTTCAACGAGTTGAAGAACCGCGGCCTGGAGGACATCCTGGTCGCCGTCGTCGACGGCCTGCGCGGCTTCCCCCAGGCAATCGAGGCCGTCTACCCGGCCGCGCAAATCCAGACCTGCATCGTCCACCTGATCCGCAACTCGCTCAACCTGGCGAGCTGGAAGGATCGCAAGGGCCTGGCGACCGCGCTCAAGTCGATTTACCAGGCTGCCACGGCCGACGCCGCCGCCGGCGCGCTGCAGGCGTTCGCCGCCAGCGATTGGGGCCGGAAATTTCCCACGGTGGCCGACATGTGGCGCCGCCAATGGGAACAGGTCATCCCGTTCTTCGTCTACCCGCCCGAAGTACGCAGGATCATCTACACGACCAACGCCATCGAAAGCATGCACATGCAGTTGCGCAAGATCGTCAAGAACCGGGGTCACTTCCCCAGCGACGAGGCGGCCAGCAAGCTGCTTTACCTGGCCTTGCGCAATATCGAGAAAGACTGGAAGATGCCGCCTATCACTTGGAAGCAGGCGGCCAACCAGTTCGCCATTCTCTTCGGCGACCGCTTCACCAACGCCCTACGCTGA
- a CDS encoding AraC family transcriptional regulator: MATLIRTGVLRNYFKVAQQLGLEPQPLLRKLRLSREMLADPDHWISGSGAVTLLEESTRITQCPTFGLRMADLWQLSDLGVVSVLLTHQRTLRDAVGTLIQFRHLMNEFLVIRIEEVGKKVFVREDVVADDAGPSVQSVELALGTLSRMCSTLLGTSWHPLSVNFTHDAPPDLRLHRRIFGGKLEFASSFNGLVCRTADLEIPNPIADPIMARHAQRLLEGLPGANEPSVVLKVRKAIYLMLPIGRATIEQVAQGVGMNVRTLQRQLESTGAVFSDMVNSVRRDLVIHYMDNGSLSLGRIAESLGYSSYGSFVRWFTAQFGMTPTRWRNTKPADRGRCDK; this comes from the coding sequence ATGGCCACATTGATTCGCACTGGCGTGCTCAGGAACTACTTCAAGGTTGCGCAGCAATTGGGCCTGGAACCGCAGCCGTTGCTACGGAAATTGAGGTTGAGCAGAGAGATGCTTGCGGACCCGGACCACTGGATTTCCGGGAGTGGTGCCGTTACCTTGCTTGAAGAGTCTACGCGGATCACACAATGTCCGACATTCGGGCTGCGTATGGCCGACCTGTGGCAACTGTCTGACCTCGGTGTCGTCAGCGTTTTGCTCACGCATCAAAGGACCCTGCGCGACGCTGTCGGAACGTTGATTCAGTTTCGGCACCTGATGAATGAGTTCCTGGTCATCCGGATCGAGGAGGTCGGCAAGAAGGTTTTCGTCCGGGAGGACGTCGTCGCGGATGACGCCGGCCCATCCGTACAGTCAGTTGAGCTGGCACTGGGCACACTGTCACGCATGTGTAGCACGCTTCTGGGCACCTCCTGGCACCCTCTTAGCGTCAATTTCACCCATGACGCCCCACCTGATCTGCGGCTGCACCGCCGCATCTTCGGGGGGAAGCTGGAGTTCGCAAGCTCGTTCAACGGTCTGGTTTGCCGAACTGCCGACCTGGAGATTCCCAACCCCATTGCCGACCCCATCATGGCACGCCATGCCCAACGCTTGCTTGAAGGGTTGCCGGGGGCTAACGAGCCGTCAGTTGTGCTCAAGGTGCGCAAGGCGATCTATCTGATGCTTCCGATAGGGCGCGCTACCATCGAGCAAGTTGCTCAAGGCGTGGGAATGAACGTGCGCACGCTGCAGCGCCAGCTCGAAAGCACCGGAGCGGTCTTCTCCGACATGGTCAATAGCGTACGGCGCGATCTTGTCATCCACTATATGGACAACGGAAGCCTCTCGCTGGGCCGCATTGCCGAGTCGCTCGGATACTCCTCTTATGGCTCGTTTGTCCGTTGGTTCACGGCGCAATTCGGGATGACGCCGACGCGGTGGCGCAACACTAAACCAGCAGACAGGGGAAGGTGCGACAAATAG